Proteins encoded together in one Phycisphaerae bacterium window:
- a CDS encoding sigma-70 family RNA polymerase sigma factor: MSTGSADEFLVQEIQAGDQSAWRQLIERFQGRLLAFARARTRSLADADDLVQETFVGFLQSLAHYDPSRSLETYLFTILRYKLYDSLRQRKATVFNEPEQASGFWDAVLPPTGETPSGAAVQAEATDRSQRLLADLLRRLIHELRDRQAFTDLQVIELIFFGGWRNLEVAELLEMDQKAVAGVKFRAIQKLQRFLDDVEAEAEAALDEAAMDVTVAKVWREHRLTCLKRSTLGSYLLGVLEEPWKSYTQFHLDVVGCELCVANLQDLESEQEQESAPSAEKFFHSSIGFLRQTRA; the protein is encoded by the coding sequence ATGAGTACCGGAAGTGCCGACGAGTTCCTGGTGCAAGAGATTCAGGCCGGCGACCAGAGCGCCTGGCGGCAGCTCATCGAGCGCTTTCAGGGGCGCCTCCTCGCGTTCGCCCGGGCGCGCACCAGGAGCCTTGCTGATGCCGACGATCTGGTCCAAGAGACCTTCGTCGGGTTTCTCCAGTCGCTTGCTCATTACGACCCCAGCCGTTCGCTCGAAACCTACCTATTCACCATTCTTCGATACAAGCTATATGACTCGCTGCGGCAGCGCAAAGCGACGGTGTTCAACGAGCCGGAGCAGGCGTCCGGTTTTTGGGATGCCGTACTCCCCCCTACCGGTGAGACTCCCAGCGGCGCGGCCGTGCAGGCCGAAGCCACGGACCGCTCCCAGCGACTCCTCGCCGACCTCCTCCGCCGCCTGATCCACGAGTTACGCGATCGGCAGGCGTTCACCGATCTTCAAGTAATCGAGTTGATCTTCTTCGGCGGCTGGCGGAATCTCGAAGTTGCCGAGCTGCTGGAGATGGATCAGAAGGCGGTTGCCGGTGTCAAGTTCCGGGCGATCCAGAAGCTGCAACGATTCCTGGATGACGTCGAAGCGGAAGCCGAGGCGGCGCTGGATGAAGCGGCCATGGATGTCACCGTAGCCAAGGTTTGGCGTGAGCATCGACTGACATGCCTGAAGCGGAGCACACTCGGTTCCTATCTGCTCGGCGTCCTTGAGGAACCCTGGAAGTCTTACACGCAGTTTCACCTGGATGTCGTGGGCTGTGAGCTTTGCGTCGCCAACCTCCAGGACCTCGAAAGCGAACAGGAGCAGGAATCCGCCCCTTCCGCGGAGAAGTTCTTCCACTCCAGCATCGGATTTCTGAGGCAGACGAGAGCTTGA
- a CDS encoding magnesium chelatase — MNQSRTVGELRASGWTYRPIKDELRDNLIARLRHGEPIFPGIVGFDDTVIPQVANALLARHDILFLGLRGQAKTRMIRMLPLLLDEWTPVLAGSDLPDNPLDPVFAPGRRIIAEAGDAASIRWVYRNDRYHEKLATPDVTVADLIGEIDLVKHAEGRHLTDEGVIHYGLVPRTNRGIFAINELPDLAPRIQVSLFNALEERDIQIRGFPIRLSLDIFMAFSANPEDYTNRGRIVTPLKDRIGSVVRTHYPVRVSEAVQITRQNAWLERDGDGRQIIVPPFMHEIIEEIARIARKSPHVNQQSGVSVRASICNAELLVSNAERRCIRFGETSVVPRISDLHHLVAGCRGKLELMLAEDERAEDKLITSIIGEAVKEVFDNHGELDQLEGVVDAFSDRSVSFEIGDEISTSQLIEVIDSLPALKKSSVKLCLSLELPFEEPQMLAAAAEFILESLYVNNRLSKYAYQGKTVFKR; from the coding sequence ATGAATCAGTCTCGTACCGTTGGGGAGCTACGCGCCTCGGGTTGGACCTACCGGCCCATCAAGGACGAACTGCGCGACAACCTCATTGCCCGCCTGCGTCACGGCGAACCGATCTTCCCGGGCATCGTGGGCTTCGATGACACCGTCATACCACAGGTCGCCAACGCACTGCTTGCCCGACACGATATTCTTTTCCTCGGGCTTCGCGGACAGGCGAAGACACGCATGATCCGCATGCTTCCGCTGCTCCTCGATGAGTGGACGCCCGTCCTCGCCGGGAGCGATCTTCCGGACAATCCGCTCGATCCTGTGTTCGCTCCCGGCCGGCGGATTATTGCGGAGGCTGGCGACGCCGCCTCCATTCGCTGGGTTTATCGCAACGATCGGTACCACGAGAAACTGGCCACCCCGGACGTGACCGTCGCCGACCTGATCGGCGAGATCGACCTCGTCAAGCACGCCGAAGGACGGCACCTGACCGACGAGGGCGTTATTCATTACGGGCTGGTTCCGCGCACGAACCGCGGTATTTTTGCCATAAACGAACTTCCCGACCTCGCGCCGCGTATCCAGGTGAGCCTGTTTAATGCGCTGGAGGAGCGGGATATTCAGATTCGCGGATTTCCGATTCGCTTGTCACTGGATATCTTCATGGCATTTTCCGCCAATCCGGAGGACTACACCAACCGGGGCCGGATTGTTACGCCGCTCAAGGATCGCATCGGCTCGGTAGTCCGCACGCACTATCCGGTGCGTGTCTCCGAGGCCGTGCAAATCACCCGGCAGAATGCCTGGCTGGAACGCGACGGCGACGGGCGCCAGATCATCGTGCCGCCGTTCATGCACGAAATCATCGAGGAAATCGCCCGCATCGCCCGGAAGAGCCCGCACGTCAACCAGCAGTCAGGTGTGAGCGTACGGGCCTCTATTTGCAACGCCGAGCTACTCGTCTCCAATGCCGAGCGCCGCTGTATCCGATTCGGGGAGACGAGCGTCGTTCCGCGCATCAGCGACCTGCACCATCTCGTGGCTGGTTGCCGTGGGAAGCTCGAGCTCATGCTGGCGGAAGACGAGCGTGCCGAAGACAAGCTTATTACCTCCATTATCGGCGAGGCCGTGAAGGAGGTCTTTGATAACCACGGGGAACTGGATCAATTGGAAGGCGTCGTCGACGCGTTCTCCGACCGATCGGTATCCTTCGAGATCGGTGACGAGATTTCCACTTCCCAACTCATCGAGGTGATAGACTCCCTGCCTGCACTGAAAAAGTCATCCGTGAAACTCTGCCTGTCGCTCGAACTTCCCTTCGAGGAACCGCAGATGCTCGCCGCCGCCGCGGAATTCATCCTTGAGTCCCTCTATGTTAACAACCGCCTGAGCAAATACGCCTACCAGGGAAAGACGGTCTTCAAGCGGTAG
- the sppA gene encoding signal peptide peptidase SppA encodes MNTYIRSWTLGTLCLLILGGQASAQFEALRKFTQRQAPSKEIALFRLEGDMVETPSALPPLFGEKPPMSLKAVVAGLKEARINPNVVAAVIELQGAQLGAGQIAELHDAMRKFRAVDKPVYVNADAMDTLSYTLATGASRVSLVPTGDLWLMGLRAEAPYLRGTLDMLGIFPDFEHMGAYKSAAEMFTRTTASPEASDMRDWLLDSLYEGIINMIAEGRSMSPDKVRELINGAPYTAEEALEAGLIDAVEHRQDFAKYVERRHGSDTEIVAFGGPDSDELKMPDSLPGMIDFFMEIMNPTKKSHTGPSVAIVYVEGAIMTGEQELTPFGQSAGAFSTTIRKALDEAREDSSVKAVVLRVDSPGGSALASEIILDAATRVAARKPLIVSMGNVAGSGGYYVTCAARTIFADPTTITASIGVVGGKLVTTEAWRKIGVTWDNEQRGDMADMMSTAEKFSEKERARFIDYMETVYKTFKGHVVEARGEKLKKPIDEIAGGRVFTGKQALELGLIDRMGGLEEAISFAAGEAGISDYETRVIPEPPGIMELLLGSTEEPDLSQMGLGRLGAAMRGSSLESAIRGLSRLEPARWRSFLRALQQIALIQDEGVVMMMPQEFVIR; translated from the coding sequence ATGAACACGTACATTCGATCCTGGACCCTGGGGACGCTGTGCCTGCTGATACTCGGCGGGCAGGCGTCGGCACAGTTCGAGGCGCTTCGAAAATTCACGCAGCGTCAGGCGCCGAGCAAGGAGATCGCCCTGTTCCGCCTGGAGGGAGACATGGTGGAGACCCCCTCTGCGCTTCCGCCGTTGTTTGGCGAGAAACCCCCGATGTCGCTCAAGGCGGTCGTAGCCGGGCTGAAGGAAGCACGGATCAATCCCAACGTCGTCGCTGCGGTGATTGAGCTTCAGGGCGCGCAACTTGGTGCGGGGCAGATCGCCGAATTGCACGACGCCATGCGGAAGTTCCGGGCCGTGGATAAGCCTGTTTATGTCAACGCGGACGCGATGGACACGCTGAGCTACACTCTGGCTACCGGAGCCTCCCGGGTGAGCCTGGTTCCCACCGGCGACCTGTGGCTCATGGGCCTTCGGGCGGAAGCACCCTATCTGCGCGGAACGCTGGACATGCTGGGCATCTTTCCCGACTTCGAGCACATGGGAGCGTACAAGTCGGCCGCGGAGATGTTCACGCGAACGACGGCGTCACCTGAGGCTTCGGATATGCGCGACTGGCTTCTCGACAGCCTGTATGAGGGCATCATCAACATGATCGCCGAGGGGCGAAGCATGTCGCCGGATAAGGTGCGCGAGTTGATCAACGGCGCGCCATACACGGCCGAGGAGGCGCTTGAAGCAGGACTGATCGACGCCGTGGAGCATCGCCAGGACTTTGCCAAGTATGTCGAGCGGCGGCACGGCAGCGACACGGAAATCGTGGCCTTTGGCGGACCGGACTCCGACGAGCTCAAGATGCCGGACAGTCTCCCCGGCATGATCGATTTCTTCATGGAGATCATGAACCCGACGAAAAAGTCGCACACCGGCCCGAGCGTCGCCATCGTCTACGTCGAAGGCGCCATCATGACCGGCGAGCAGGAGCTGACGCCGTTTGGACAGTCGGCCGGCGCGTTCAGCACGACGATCCGCAAGGCGCTCGATGAAGCCCGGGAGGACTCGTCGGTCAAGGCGGTGGTGCTGCGCGTCGACTCGCCGGGCGGATCGGCCCTGGCAAGCGAAATCATCCTCGATGCCGCGACGCGCGTCGCCGCGCGGAAGCCACTGATCGTCTCCATGGGCAACGTGGCGGGCAGCGGCGGCTACTATGTGACCTGCGCGGCCAGGACGATTTTTGCCGACCCGACCACGATCACGGCATCGATCGGCGTGGTCGGTGGGAAGCTGGTCACGACCGAAGCTTGGAGGAAGATCGGCGTCACCTGGGACAACGAGCAGCGCGGGGACATGGCCGACATGATGAGTACGGCCGAGAAGTTCTCGGAGAAGGAGCGGGCGCGGTTCATCGACTACATGGAGACCGTCTACAAGACGTTCAAGGGACACGTCGTCGAGGCCCGAGGGGAGAAGCTGAAGAAGCCGATCGACGAGATTGCCGGCGGGCGCGTCTTCACCGGAAAGCAGGCCCTCGAACTGGGGCTCATCGATCGCATGGGTGGGCTCGAAGAAGCGATCAGCTTCGCGGCGGGAGAGGCGGGTATCAGTGACTATGAGACCCGCGTGATCCCCGAGCCGCCGGGCATCATGGAACTTCTCCTTGGCTCGACCGAAGAGCCCGATCTGAGTCAAATGGGGCTGGGTCGGCTGGGCGCCGCGATGCGCGGCTCGAGCCTGGAGAGCGCAATCCGAGGGCTTTCGCGCCTGGAGCCGGCACGATGGCGGTCGTTCCTGCGAGCACTCCAGCAGATCGCCCTGATCCAGGACGAGGGCGTCGTCATGATGATGCCGCAGGAGTTTGTCATTCGGTAG
- a CDS encoding FG-GAP repeat protein gives MMVAKRFGTPACCALALVITGMLVAWSPSCTTAPTPFIIQGPGQTGNQPPELTFVEPVENITADQGRNFLIRWTDSDPDNNAQISFSLVNTVTNQAIVLVTNISENDTIGPDQFTVGTTLVPIGAYNLLGTIDDDVNPPVNVYAQTTSGGVTQRVVVRVVAPGQGQQTVPPVVTITEPSFNQSVAQDDTLRIALQPTPLPPADTRPYDPDSTITLYLMLDLDQNPNNDDPANPDPSQIILLRTPQQINEDAFEQLTFDITVDLTTIPPRPGGLPYYIRATLDDLVNPRVHSYAVGQINVVELAAGGFVQNQVQPVDLFDIGRTVAGVKVYGFNPGASLGSTMSTISDFDADGVDDFVLVAQFGNPRNFGPIGEAYGIYGQDGVRFGGTINVNSVSQVIPGVIFEAPPVRNSSRLGASCARSDAFTNGIVDVNFLPDMSGDGRPEIIFGLSHVHCAIDAMDYDPDDTDIAAGDQNVPVVLTLREGQAEYTVGEDTPVTNFNYRGTLDTTISSAAPNTAFGQSSELSWQDVTGGERQWTLLKFTDVLAELPDSASNIDTNSIQASLQVRVFRQGPTGNVHQLVTDFSETTTYADFSNAGGDPVGGEQGDPTADYIQGTAGSGGLGSIDATQPDIVEVDVSDLVQLLIDGLLDQYDNELRFIIVPAADESTLASSVRSGEFSITDDRPLLTINYNRRTGLGGDDCYPDNLVNNRSDSDENDVAPDHPDVEAFAGGMAVIFNSSNRDNNPIAAVPATRLEQTSVALELVGAESGIRVSDTSIYPEAGLIFARCDNSNADVLGNDSSQENRIAGARVVAGGFDYIDARLLNQGPRNDLFGSTVASMGDVNNDGLSEIIISAPGNEMYQQTVRADFGNTATQLVSTQFRGSIAVLPGANYNDNFWREIPSNDGGNSELPILDQQHIEPFGSCTDPREPRSYFSPTDTFEVFAESPNDYLGGASSAGDFNQDGIDDILCGAPGNDRSQSLPDSGAVYVIYGRTVIGDFDLKNADDPIFRPPMLRIRGEKAGDGIGWRQVSALDVNGDRINDVVFSSPFADYGGIRRTACEGRCSRCQEFNGQRCGLNDPDPEPGASLSQSGFNTCRSTVGDEVFCDDACKIFDYDNDGDIDEDDQTVFQCVVGGGSDCCANMVDNGFIGIVFGGVYIDGDRRLSQLATTDLPGVIFYGAAAGHLAGYDISSAGDFNQDSFGDILISAPGVVTGDNLDPNASRARTGVAYLIFGGPHLENKVWNLSQVGTPELPGIVFISPYLKGRPNEAAPRSVRALGDINNDGFGDIGIGNPQADFIDLNFPQGPDATDADTGRRRNAGDVYIIYGNNFGPNRELPR, from the coding sequence ATGATGGTTGCGAAGAGATTCGGCACGCCGGCGTGTTGTGCGCTGGCGCTGGTGATAACGGGGATGCTGGTCGCCTGGTCGCCCTCCTGCACGACCGCCCCCACGCCGTTCATTATCCAGGGGCCCGGCCAGACGGGAAATCAACCGCCCGAACTCACGTTCGTCGAGCCCGTGGAGAACATCACCGCCGACCAGGGCCGCAACTTCCTGATCCGCTGGACGGACAGCGATCCGGACAACAACGCCCAGATCAGCTTCTCGCTGGTCAACACGGTGACGAACCAGGCGATCGTCCTGGTCACCAATATTTCCGAGAACGATACCATCGGCCCGGATCAGTTTACCGTGGGGACCACGCTGGTCCCCATCGGCGCGTACAACCTGCTGGGCACGATTGATGACGACGTGAACCCGCCGGTCAACGTGTATGCCCAGACGACTTCCGGCGGCGTCACGCAGCGCGTCGTTGTTCGCGTCGTAGCGCCCGGACAAGGCCAACAGACCGTTCCGCCGGTGGTTACCATCACCGAGCCGTCGTTCAACCAGAGCGTGGCACAGGACGATACGCTCCGAATCGCTTTGCAGCCGACGCCGCTGCCGCCCGCCGATACCCGACCATACGATCCGGACAGCACGATCACGCTGTATCTGATGCTCGATCTCGACCAGAATCCCAACAATGACGACCCGGCAAATCCTGACCCATCGCAGATCATCCTGCTGCGCACGCCGCAGCAGATCAACGAAGATGCGTTCGAGCAATTGACGTTTGACATCACGGTTGACCTGACCACCATCCCGCCCCGTCCGGGGGGGCTCCCGTACTACATCCGGGCCACGCTGGATGACCTGGTCAACCCGCGCGTACACAGCTACGCGGTGGGACAGATCAACGTCGTGGAACTGGCGGCCGGTGGATTCGTACAGAACCAGGTGCAGCCGGTCGACCTGTTCGACATCGGGCGGACGGTCGCGGGTGTTAAGGTTTACGGGTTCAACCCCGGGGCGAGTCTGGGCTCGACGATGTCGACCATCAGCGACTTCGACGCGGACGGCGTCGACGATTTCGTGCTGGTCGCACAGTTCGGCAACCCACGGAATTTCGGGCCGATCGGAGAGGCATACGGCATCTACGGACAGGATGGCGTGCGGTTCGGTGGAACGATCAACGTCAACTCGGTGTCCCAGGTTATTCCCGGCGTAATATTTGAGGCCCCGCCCGTTCGGAATTCCTCGCGTTTGGGGGCTTCCTGCGCTCGAAGTGACGCGTTTACAAATGGCATCGTCGATGTGAACTTCCTCCCCGACATGTCCGGCGACGGCCGCCCCGAGATCATCTTCGGATTGTCTCACGTGCACTGCGCGATCGATGCGATGGACTACGACCCGGACGACACGGACATTGCCGCTGGAGACCAGAATGTTCCCGTTGTCCTGACCCTGCGGGAAGGCCAAGCCGAATACACCGTTGGGGAAGACACCCCCGTAACCAACTTCAACTACCGCGGCACGCTGGATACGACGATTTCCTCGGCCGCCCCCAACACCGCCTTCGGGCAATCCAGCGAGCTCAGTTGGCAGGACGTCACGGGAGGTGAAAGGCAATGGACGCTTTTGAAATTCACGGATGTTCTCGCCGAGTTGCCGGACAGCGCCTCCAACATCGACACGAACAGCATACAGGCAAGCCTTCAGGTTCGTGTTTTTCGGCAGGGTCCGACCGGGAACGTACACCAACTCGTAACCGACTTTTCGGAGACCACCACCTACGCGGACTTCTCCAACGCGGGAGGTGATCCGGTGGGCGGAGAGCAAGGCGACCCAACCGCGGACTACATCCAGGGTACGGCCGGTTCGGGAGGGCTCGGCTCCATCGACGCCACGCAGCCGGACATCGTCGAGGTGGATGTTTCCGATCTCGTACAGTTATTGATCGACGGCCTGCTTGACCAGTACGACAACGAATTGCGGTTCATCATTGTTCCCGCGGCCGACGAGAGTACGCTGGCATCTTCCGTTCGCTCAGGCGAGTTTTCCATCACGGACGATCGTCCCCTTCTCACCATCAACTACAACCGCCGGACGGGGCTCGGCGGTGACGACTGCTACCCCGACAATCTGGTGAACAACCGGTCTGATTCCGATGAGAATGACGTTGCTCCGGATCACCCCGACGTGGAGGCTTTCGCCGGCGGCATGGCCGTTATCTTCAACAGCTCGAATCGTGACAACAACCCGATCGCAGCGGTACCAGCCACCCGTCTTGAGCAAACTTCGGTTGCGCTGGAGCTCGTAGGAGCGGAATCTGGGATACGGGTCAGTGACACGAGTATCTATCCCGAGGCGGGCTTGATATTCGCCCGCTGCGACAACTCCAATGCCGACGTACTCGGCAACGACTCATCGCAAGAGAATCGCATCGCTGGTGCAAGGGTTGTTGCCGGTGGGTTCGACTACATCGATGCCCGGCTTCTCAACCAGGGGCCGCGTAATGATCTGTTCGGATCGACGGTTGCGTCCATGGGAGACGTGAACAACGACGGCTTGAGCGAGATCATCATTTCGGCCCCCGGCAACGAGATGTACCAACAGACCGTCCGTGCCGACTTCGGGAATACGGCTACACAGTTGGTTTCAACACAGTTTCGGGGCAGCATCGCTGTTCTTCCGGGAGCCAACTACAACGACAACTTCTGGCGAGAAATCCCCAGCAATGACGGTGGCAACTCGGAACTTCCCATCCTCGACCAGCAGCATATCGAACCGTTCGGAAGCTGCACCGATCCTCGGGAGCCGCGCAGTTATTTCTCCCCTACAGATACGTTCGAGGTATTTGCCGAAAGCCCCAACGATTATCTCGGAGGCGCGAGCTCCGCGGGCGACTTCAACCAGGACGGGATCGACGACATCCTCTGCGGTGCGCCGGGCAACGACCGCTCGCAGTCCCTTCCCGACAGTGGCGCCGTCTACGTGATCTACGGGCGGACCGTTATCGGCGATTTCGACCTCAAGAATGCGGACGACCCGATCTTCCGGCCGCCCATGCTGCGTATTCGCGGCGAAAAGGCGGGAGACGGTATCGGGTGGCGGCAGGTGTCGGCGCTCGATGTCAACGGTGATCGCATCAACGACGTCGTGTTTTCCTCCCCGTTCGCCGATTACGGCGGTATCCGCCGCACCGCGTGTGAAGGCCGGTGCAGTCGCTGCCAGGAGTTCAATGGTCAGCGCTGCGGGCTCAACGACCCCGATCCCGAACCGGGAGCCTCGCTCAGCCAGTCCGGTTTCAACACGTGCCGCAGTACCGTCGGCGATGAAGTCTTCTGCGATGACGCCTGCAAGATCTTCGACTATGACAACGACGGCGACATCGACGAGGACGACCAGACCGTATTCCAGTGCGTGGTGGGCGGTGGATCCGATTGCTGTGCGAACATGGTGGACAACGGATTCATCGGCATCGTGTTCGGCGGGGTCTATATCGACGGCGACCGGCGTCTTTCACAACTGGCAACGACAGACCTGCCGGGCGTCATCTTCTACGGGGCAGCCGCCGGTCATCTGGCGGGGTACGACATCAGCTCGGCCGGGGATTTCAACCAGGACAGCTTCGGCGACATTCTCATTTCGGCGCCGGGGGTCGTGACAGGCGACAACCTCGATCCGAACGCCTCCCGGGCGCGGACCGGCGTGGCGTACTTGATCTTCGGCGGCCCACACCTGGAGAACAAGGTCTGGAATCTCTCGCAGGTCGGGACGCCGGAGCTGCCCGGAATCGTCTTCATCAGCCCCTACCTGAAGGGACGTCCCAATGAGGCCGCCCCGCGGAGCGTCCGGGCACTGGGAGACATCAACAACGACGGGTTCGGCGATATCGGCATCGGCAACCCCCAGGCCGACTTCATCGATCTGAACTTCCCCCAGGGTCCCGACGCCACGGACGCGGATACCGGGCGGCGCCGGAATGCCGGCGACGTGTACATCATCTACGGCAACAACTTCGGGCCGAACCGGGAACTGCCCCGCTGA
- the cadA gene encoding cadmium-translocating P-type ATPase, protein MGHAHLHDIESETIKASTLLIATLLGGMLVASSFVIEFPSVARLLFQSDLQIGPDGAPSTTYAEILALLGALLLGAPLIWHAIKGLMEGHTHMEELVALAVVAAIALGEYQEAGIIAFFMVISNLIETRTALGARAAIESLLRLTPDRAHRIKEDGSEEVVAASKLSTGDIIRVRPGDNIPADGQVVQGESAVNQANITGESLPADKGVGDEVFSGTSNVTGALDIRVTRAGKDTTLGRVQDLILGAEHTRIPIMRLIDKYAAWYTPTILMIAGVVLFFSEDKTVGVNKAITMLIIACPCALVLATPTAMVAALSCAARLGILIKNVVHLEYARSLTAVIFDKTGTLTTGELSVTQLRPAPSVDGADLLQAAASAEQMSKHPTAVALLQVAKRARVNLTSPESFNETAGRGVSALLNGDTVVVGRRNWLEAQGVDMNWTSEAEYAEPEGVSLLYVARNGQALGWVGLEDRTRSEARAAIDELRQLRVHNVSMVTGDKWSVAKRVGAEMGCTEVQAEVLPEEKLKLVDELRRRGHRVAVVGDGVNDAPMLAASDLGIAMGAAGSDVAINSASVALMNNDLSRLPFLIRLSRAATAAVYQNIIFGVLFIIVTMVFAVWGLLTPILAAVAHTFATAVVIFNSARLVRFGEEKEADIAAYIPATRAAPRPALAT, encoded by the coding sequence ATGGGACACGCTCATCTCCACGATATCGAGTCGGAAACGATCAAAGCCAGTACGCTGCTTATTGCCACCCTCCTGGGCGGGATGCTGGTTGCCAGCTCGTTCGTTATCGAGTTCCCTTCGGTAGCCCGCCTGCTTTTTCAGAGCGACCTCCAGATCGGTCCAGACGGAGCTCCGTCGACGACTTACGCTGAAATTCTGGCCCTTCTCGGCGCCCTGCTATTGGGCGCGCCGCTGATCTGGCACGCCATCAAGGGCCTGATGGAAGGCCACACGCACATGGAGGAACTGGTCGCGCTGGCCGTCGTGGCGGCGATCGCGCTCGGGGAATACCAGGAGGCGGGAATCATCGCCTTCTTCATGGTGATTTCAAACCTGATCGAAACGCGCACCGCTCTTGGGGCGCGCGCGGCAATTGAATCGCTACTGCGGCTCACGCCCGACCGGGCTCATCGGATCAAGGAGGATGGATCGGAGGAAGTTGTAGCAGCGAGCAAACTATCGACCGGCGACATCATCCGCGTCCGGCCAGGCGACAACATTCCGGCCGACGGGCAGGTGGTGCAGGGAGAATCGGCGGTCAATCAAGCCAACATCACCGGCGAGTCCCTTCCGGCAGACAAGGGTGTCGGCGACGAGGTGTTCAGTGGAACGAGCAACGTTACCGGGGCACTGGACATCCGCGTGACCCGCGCCGGCAAGGACACGACCCTGGGGCGCGTGCAGGACCTGATTCTGGGCGCCGAGCACACCCGCATTCCCATCATGCGGCTGATCGACAAGTACGCGGCATGGTACACGCCGACGATTCTGATGATCGCCGGCGTCGTGCTGTTTTTCTCCGAGGACAAGACGGTTGGCGTAAACAAGGCCATCACCATGCTGATCATCGCCTGCCCATGCGCCCTGGTGCTGGCAACGCCGACGGCCATGGTGGCGGCGCTCAGCTGCGCTGCCCGGTTGGGCATTCTGATCAAGAACGTGGTCCATCTGGAATATGCCCGATCGCTCACGGCCGTCATCTTTGACAAGACGGGCACCCTGACCACGGGCGAACTCTCGGTCACTCAGCTTCGCCCGGCGCCGAGCGTGGACGGCGCCGATCTGCTTCAGGCGGCGGCGTCTGCGGAGCAGATGAGCAAGCATCCCACGGCGGTGGCGCTGTTGCAGGTCGCAAAGCGCGCCCGGGTCAACCTGACGTCGCCGGAGTCCTTCAACGAGACCGCGGGCCGAGGCGTTTCGGCGTTGCTGAACGGGGACACGGTCGTGGTCGGCCGGCGTAACTGGCTGGAAGCCCAGGGCGTGGACATGAACTGGACCAGCGAGGCGGAGTATGCCGAGCCGGAAGGTGTCAGCCTGCTTTACGTTGCCCGTAACGGCCAAGCACTCGGCTGGGTGGGGCTGGAGGATCGGACGCGCTCCGAGGCCAGGGCGGCGATCGACGAGCTCCGCCAGTTGCGCGTGCACAATGTCTCGATGGTTACCGGAGACAAGTGGTCGGTAGCCAAGCGCGTGGGTGCGGAAATGGGCTGCACGGAGGTCCAGGCGGAAGTGCTGCCCGAAGAGAAGTTGAAGCTGGTCGACGAACTTCGTCGACGCGGGCACCGGGTGGCCGTCGTGGGCGACGGCGTCAATGACGCGCCCATGCTGGCGGCAAGCGACCTGGGAATCGCCATGGGGGCGGCGGGCAGCGACGTAGCCATCAACTCCGCGTCGGTTGCGCTCATGAACAACGACCTCAGCCGTCTGCCCTTCCTGATTCGCCTCTCGCGAGCGGCCACCGCGGCGGTGTATCAGAACATCATCTTCGGCGTGCTGTTCATCATCGTGACGATGGTCTTTGCCGTCTGGGGCCTGCTGACGCCGATTCTTGCGGCGGTGGCGCACACCTTCGCAACGGCCGTGGTGATCTTCAACAGCGCTCGCCTGGTTCGCTTCGGCGAGGAGAAGGAGGCCGACATCGCCGCATACATCCCGGCAACGAGGGCGGCCCCGCGTCCGGCGCTGGCCACGTGA
- a CDS encoding N-acetyltransferase, whose amino-acid sequence MRIRLATGDDAEDMLGIYAPIVINTHTSFELEPPAVQEFCRRIGEVMRTYPWLVAERNGEIIAYAYATTFRSRPAYRWCAESALYVRPDCHRQGIGRRIYASLFDLLHTQGFQRVVAGIALPNDASVALHESLGFRFVGAFERVGFKLGRWINVGMWQLSLGEEGTPQEPTPLRELPAATTAKYRSR is encoded by the coding sequence ATGCGCATCCGCCTGGCCACCGGCGACGACGCCGAGGACATGCTCGGCATCTACGCGCCGATCGTCATCAACACGCACACGTCGTTCGAACTTGAACCGCCCGCGGTGCAGGAATTCTGTCGCCGCATCGGCGAGGTTATGCGAACGTATCCCTGGCTGGTCGCCGAGCGAAACGGCGAGATCATCGCCTACGCCTACGCGACGACGTTTCGATCGCGTCCGGCGTATCGCTGGTGCGCGGAAAGCGCTTTGTATGTGCGGCCGGACTGCCACCGCCAAGGCATCGGGCGGCGGATCTATGCATCCCTGTTCGACTTGCTTCACACCCAGGGATTTCAGCGCGTCGTGGCTGGAATCGCGTTACCCAATGACGCGAGCGTTGCACTGCATGAAAGCCTGGGATTCCGGTTTGTCGGCGCGTTTGAACGAGTGGGCTTCAAGCTGGGCAGGTGGATAAACGTGGGGATGTGGCAGTTATCGCTGGGAGAAGAAGGCACACCACAGGAACCGACTCCACTTCGCGAATTGCCCGCCGCGACCACAGCGAAATACCGATCGCGGTAG